Proteins encoded within one genomic window of Ailuropoda melanoleuca isolate Jingjing chromosome 16, ASM200744v2, whole genome shotgun sequence:
- the KRT4 gene encoding keratin, type II cytoskeletal 4: MIAKQQCVRGGSRGFSCGSAIVGGGKRAAFSSVSMSGGAGRCSSGGFGSRSLYNLGGRKSIAISMAGSRQSAGFGAAGGFGAGSFGAGFGAGSFGAGFGAGNFGSGFGGSFSGRGGPGFPACPAGGIQEVTINQSLLTPLHVEIDPEIQKVRTEEREQIKTLNNKFASFIDKVRFLEQQNKVLETKWSLLQQQTATTSSKNLEPLFEAYISALRKQLDTLVNDKGRLQSELKTTQDSVEDFKTKYEDEINRRAAAENDFVVLKKDVDAAYMNKVELEAKVDALNDEINFLRVLFAAELSQMQTHVSDTSVVLSMDNNRDLDLDSIIAEVRAQYEEIAQKSKAEAEALYQTKVQQLQISVDQHGDNLKSTKSEISELNRVIQRLRAEIENVKKQCQTLQASVADAEQRGELALKDAYSKSTELKAALQKAKEELARLLREYQELLSVKLALDVEIATYRKLLEGEECRMSGECQSAMCISVVGGGASAGSVGGGLGSCSGFGLGSGFGSGSGSGFGLGGGVCGSSGSKIVSTTVTKRSHR, from the exons ATGATCGCCAAACAGCAGTGTGTCCGAGGCGGGTCCCGGGGCTTTAGCTGTGGCTCCGCCATCGTCGGTGGGGGCAAGAGAGCTGCGTTCAGCTCAGTCTCCATGTCTGGGGGCGCGGGCCGCTGCTCCTCTGGAGGCTTCGGCAGCAGAAGCCTCTACAACCTTGGGGGGAGAAAGAGCATTGCCATCAGCATGGCTGGGTCCCGACAAAGTGCCGGCTTTGGGGCGGCTGGAGGTTTCGGCGCTGGCAGCTTTGGTGCTGGTTTCGGCGCTGGCAGCTTTGGTGCTGGTTTCGGGGCTGGCAACTTTGGTAGTGGATTTGGGGGTTCCTTCAGCGGACGGGGTGGTCCTGGCTTCCCCGCCTGCCCTGCTGGCGGGATTCAGGAGGTCACCATCAACCAGAGCCTGCTGACCCCACTCCATGTGGAGATTGACCCCGAGATCCAGAAGGTGCGGACGGAGGAGCGCGAGCAGATCAAGACCCTCAACAACAAGTTCGCCTCGTTCATCGACAAG gtgCGGTTCTTAGAGCAACAGAATAAGGTCTTGGAGACCAAGTGGAGCCTCCTTCAGCAGCAGACAGCCACCACATCCAGCAAAAACCTTGAGCCTCTCTTCGAGGCCTACATCAGTGCCCTGAGGAAGCAGCTGGATACCTTGGTCAATGACAAAGGACGCCTGCAGTCTGAGCTGAAGACCACACAGGACAGCGTGGAGGACTTTAAGACCAA GTATGAAGATGAGATCAATAGGCGGGCAGCTGCAGAGAACGACTTCGTGGTCCTCAAGAAG GACGTGGACGCCGCCTACATGAACAAGGTGGAGCTGGAGGCCAAGGTGGACGCTCTGAACGATGAGATCAACTTCTTGAGGGTCCTCTTTGCTGCG GAGCTGTCCCAGATGCAGACGCACGTCTCAGACACATCCGTGGTGCTGTCCATGGACAACAACCGGGACCTGGACCTGGACAGCATCATTGCTGAGGTCCGTGCCCAGTATGAGGAGATTGCCCAGAAGAGCAAGGCCGAGGCCGAGGCCCTGTACCAGACTAAG GTCCAGCAGCTCCAGATCTCGGTTGACCAACATGGTGACAACCTGAAGAGCACCAAGAGTGAGATCTCAGAGCTCAACAGGGTGATCCAGAGGCTGCGGGCTGAGATCGAGAATGTCAAGAAGCAG TGCCAGACTCTGCAAGCATCTGTGGCTGATGCTGAGCAGCGTGGGGAGCTGGCCCTCAAAGATGCCTACAGCAAGAGCACAGAGCTGAAGGCCGCCCTGCAGAAGGCCAAGGAGGAGCTGGCCCGGCTGCTGCGCGAGTACCAGGAGCTCCTGAGCGTGAAGCTGGCCCTGGACGTGGAGATCGCCACCTACCGCAAGCTGCTGGAGGGCGAGGAGTGCAG AATGTCTGGAGAATGCCAGAGTGCCATGTGCATCT CCGTGGTCGGTGGTGGCGCTAGTGCCGGCAGCGTCGGCGGAGGGTTAGGAAGCTGCTCCGGGTTTGGCCTGGGCAGTGGCTTTGGCTCTGGCTCCGGAAGTGGCTTTGGGTTGGGTGGTGGTGTTTGTGGCAGCTCGGGCAGCAAGATCGTCTCCACCACCGTGACCAAGAGATCCCACCGATAG